The Hymenobacter sp. DG01 sequence CCAGCTTCTCTACGGCTGCCGTGTCAATGGGCAGATAGAACTTGCGGGAAGGGAAGGACAGCAGAGACTTCGAGCCATCGCCGTAGCTAACCTGCAGCAGAGGGCTGTTCTGGTTAACCAGCTGCATAAACTGGCGCACGTCAATGTCCTTTACCGCCGGGTTCTCAGCGTAGGGCAGGTAGTCGTTGGTGCCTTGCTTGTAGTTGGCATTCTCCATGGAGATGGGCAGCGCCTGCGACTTATAAGCGCGGCGCTTCATCTGGTCGATATACCAGTCGGTGTTCAGGTAGCTCAGTACGGCCACGCGCACGTCGGTGCGGACGCCTTCTACTTCCTGGGCGTACCAGAGCGGGAAGGTATCGTTGTCGCCGTTGGTGAACAGGATGGCGTTCGGGGCCAGGGAGTTCAACAGGTTTTTGGCCGAATCCACGGACAGATAACGGTCGGAGCGGTTGTGGTCGTCCCAGCCCTGGGCTACCATGATGCCCGGTACTACCAGGCCCAGTAGCGTTACCACGCCGGCCCGCGCCGTCTCTGACTTCACCACTTTCTCCAGCAGCTCGGCCAGGGCAAGTACACCCAAGCCAATCCAGATGGCGAAGGCAAACGTGGCACCCGCGAAGGTATAATCCCGCTCACGCGGCTCGATGGGTGGCTGGTTCAAGTAGAGCACAATGGCCAGGCCCGTGAACAGGAACAGCAAGCCCACGATAAAGGCGTTGCGGCCGTCGCGGCGGACGTGCAGGAACAGGCCCAATACACCCAGAATGAGGGGTAGGGCAAAGAAAGCATTCCGGGCGGGACTGTCGGCAATGCGCTCGGGCAGACCGGCACCGGCACCACTACCCCACAAAATGCCCGACTGCTGAATGTCGCCCTCGCGGCCCACGTAGTTCCACATGAAGTAGCGCCAGAACATGTGGCCCATCTGGTACTTGAACAGGAAGCTCAGGTTTTGGCCCATGGTCGGCTTCACCCCATCCTGAATATCAACCCACTTTTTGTAGTTGTAGAGGTGCAGCGGGTCGTTGCTGTACAGGCGGGGTAGCAGCATTTTATCCTCGGAGGCATACTGCAACACGGGGCGGTACTCGGCTACCACGTACTTGTCGCCCTGGCGCACGTAGCGGGGCGCGCCGTCTTCCTGGGCAATGGGCTGGGCATTAAACTGCGGGCCGTAGAGCAGAGGCCGGTCGCCGTACTGTTCGCGCTTCAGGTAGCTCACGAAGGACAGTACATCCTCGGGGGCGTTTTCATTGATGGTAGGGTGGTAGGAGCTACGGATGGGTACAATCAGGTAGCTCGAATAGCCAATCAGGATGAATACCAAGCTCAGCATCACCGTGTTCAAGAGGCGGCTGCGGCGCTTGAACGACTGCTGGAAGCCAAACCAGAGCACACCCACAAACAGCAGCAGGAAGAACACCAGGCCCGAGTTGAAGGGCAGGCCGAAGCTATTCACGAAGAACACTTCAAATGCGCCCGCCAGGGTAGGGAGACCGGGAATGATGCCGGCCAGAATCAGACCCACAATAATGCTACTCACTACCAGCGTAATGATGCCACCTTTGGTAGTGGGGTTCTGGGTGCGGCGGTAATAGTAGATGAAGCCCAGGGCCGGAATAGCCAGCAGGTTCAGCAAGTGAACCCCGATGCTGAGGCCAATAACGTAAGCAATGAGCACCAGCCACCGGTCGGAGTCGGCCTCGTCGGCGCGGTTTTCCCACTTCAGCATCAGCCACACCACGGCCGCTGTGCACAAGGAGGACATAGCGTACACCTCGGCCTCCACGGCGTTAAACCAGAACGAATCGGAGAAGGCATAAGCCAAAGCACCCACCGCGCCGGCACCCAGAATCAGCAGGGTTTGGCCCGAAGTCGGCTCTAGGTTCCGGTCGTCGTGCAGGCCGGGGCGGTGTAGCACCAGCTTCTTGGCCAGCATGGTGATAATCCAGAACAGGAACAGCACCGTGAACGAAGAGCTCAGCGCCGACAGCGCGTTTACCAGCACCGACACTTTGGTTACATCGCCAAAGGAGAGCAGGGAAAACAGACGGCCCAACAGCAGAAAGGTAGGGGCCCCGGGAGGGTGAGGCACCAGCAGCTTGTAGGAACAGGCAATAAACTCGCCGCAGTCCCAGAACGAAGCCGTAGGCTCCAAGGTGAGTAGATACGTGATGGTGGCGAGGGCAAATACCAGCCAGCCGACCAGATTATTCAGGCTTTTGTAACTCCGCATACGAAATAAAGTGAGGCTGACCACGGCCAGCCCGCTGCTGAACGACGGGTTTTAGGGTCCGGAAGGAAATCAGTGAAAGATCAAAAGTAGAGAATAAGTAGCGAGAGCCGCGAATCAGGTTGCGTGCTACCAAGGAGTTTCTGCCGTGCTACCCCTGCGGGCACAAAAAAAGCAGCCCCACCGGAGGCTGCTTTTCTAATCGTATTCAGAAGCACTTAGTTCTGTAGCACCAGGCGCTTAGTGGAAACCACCTTATCATTCTGCACCAGGCTGTAGAAATACATGCCGGGCGGCAGGTCCGAAAGGTTCAGGTTCATACCCCCATCAGCAGCTTCCGGCCGCAGCAGTACGCTGCGCACCTCCCGCCCAATGATGTTGCTCAGGCGCAGCTTGTAGTCGCCCCAGGGCAGCTTCTGCCCCACGGACACCGTAATCAGGCCCCGAGAAGGGTTGGGGTACACGGACAAAGCCGGAGCCAGCATGCGGGCGGCTGCCGAGGTAGTGACCCCAGGGGAGGGGGGCGCAACTACCGGCGTTACCTGTTGCAAGGGCCGGGAGGGGGTAGCGTGAAGGAGGTTGGCTTCCAGCCGAACCGTAGCGGCCAGCAGCGGCAGTTGCCACAGCAGCAGCAGCAGTACAGGGAAAAAGCGCGTAGTAAGTTTCATGGCATTCAGTCGGCGTCTGGAGCGCACGGCCAGGCCGCGCGGCAAAGTCAAATAAGTACGATTATCCTCCGTAGGACAAAGCGGCAGATACTGCCGCCTGCCTCTGGATAGACAACTACCATGCCTCATTGGAGAGGCGGGGTTGTCAGGCAGATGCGCAAGTAAGGAATAAGGTTGCATAAATGTTTAAGTAAACTTACGATAGAGGATAGTAAATAGTTGAAAGTGAAGATGGTAATATTGAATAGAATTATTGCCTTT is a genomic window containing:
- a CDS encoding DUF2723 domain-containing protein, translating into MRSYKSLNNLVGWLVFALATITYLLTLEPTASFWDCGEFIACSYKLLVPHPPGAPTFLLLGRLFSLLSFGDVTKVSVLVNALSALSSSFTVLFLFWIITMLAKKLVLHRPGLHDDRNLEPTSGQTLLILGAGAVGALAYAFSDSFWFNAVEAEVYAMSSLCTAAVVWLMLKWENRADEADSDRWLVLIAYVIGLSIGVHLLNLLAIPALGFIYYYRRTQNPTTKGGIITLVVSSIIVGLILAGIIPGLPTLAGAFEVFFVNSFGLPFNSGLVFFLLLFVGVLWFGFQQSFKRRSRLLNTVMLSLVFILIGYSSYLIVPIRSSYHPTINENAPEDVLSFVSYLKREQYGDRPLLYGPQFNAQPIAQEDGAPRYVRQGDKYVVAEYRPVLQYASEDKMLLPRLYSNDPLHLYNYKKWVDIQDGVKPTMGQNLSFLFKYQMGHMFWRYFMWNYVGREGDIQQSGILWGSGAGAGLPERIADSPARNAFFALPLILGVLGLFLHVRRDGRNAFIVGLLFLFTGLAIVLYLNQPPIEPRERDYTFAGATFAFAIWIGLGVLALAELLEKVVKSETARAGVVTLLGLVVPGIMVAQGWDDHNRSDRYLSVDSAKNLLNSLAPNAILFTNGDNDTFPLWYAQEVEGVRTDVRVAVLSYLNTDWYIDQMKRRAYKSQALPISMENANYKQGTNDYLPYAENPAVKDIDVRQFMQLVNQNSPLLQVSYGDGSKSLLSFPSRKFYLPIDTAAVEKLGIIPADRRGQLVPRMEWEVSKSAIEKKSLVILDILATNNWQRPVYFSSTVDSRDFMGLQPYFQLDGMAYRILPAKDPNYDPKGGSDEGYVATELMYDNLMKKFAFRGLNNPTIFYDENNLRFPANYRDKFSRLANALLAQGDKARAKQVLDKAFEVMPDKAIPYDYYVPQFIPALVAVGEQQRANEIMDTMTGRAERALAYYSTHNSALFDQEFQTYLMSLNSIGRAAEQIGDQQRATKAISLLQQYYQR
- a CDS encoding T9SS type A sorting domain-containing protein; amino-acid sequence: MKLTTRFFPVLLLLLWQLPLLAATVRLEANLLHATPSRPLQQVTPVVAPPSPGVTTSAAARMLAPALSVYPNPSRGLITVSVGQKLPWGDYKLRLSNIIGREVRSVLLRPEAADGGMNLNLSDLPPGMYFYSLVQNDKVVSTKRLVLQN